The genomic interval atttctttttttcttctcaaaattttcaattttccttATTGGACCAAAGGAAAATTTTccagaaaaaaaagagaaaaaagtcTTAATTTCGTCGCTCAACTGTACCGAAGGCGATGAATTCAAGGAACACGCGTCGGTCCTGGGTTCGATTCgccatgcattttttttttttttcgcgttttttttttccctgcttGTTTTATTTGCTGCATCCCCTTCTTCGTTCGTATCGCCGCACCACGATTGGAAGCTACTCGTCCGCCATTGACAGCTCCTCGCTCTCTCTGCTAGTCTCCGGCATTGTCGATCTCTTTTATTTGTACGTGGTGCACAAGAAATTATAATCACAATCTATGTGGTATTTTATTAGTTTTTGCTCTGCTGATGTTCCCTCTTTCTCGTGGAAGTTAACTTTGATTGTGATTCCTCTTGCAGATTTATTCTTTTTTGTATTGAAAACATAAATTGTTGAAATGGCTGCAATTGCAACTCCTGGCATGCAAATGGCAGCTACCAAACCCTACAACTCTTGTTCTCGCAAAATTGTTGTGTCCAACGTTGCACTTGTTGGTACTGAGAATAAAGCGGTATTTTGGACAAGGCTTGCAAGCTCTTCTCACATCTCATTGACAAGGCCATTCTTTCAGAGCACAGCATCTATTCCTGTAAAATCTGGAAATGTTGTGAAAGCAATGTCTGAAGCCCATGCCAACAATCATGTGTCAGGATTGCCTATTGATTTGAGAGGTTAGACATGTTCTTgttccgaaaaaaaaaaaatggagaagagGGAGAGGGAAAAAATCACTTTGATTAAGATGTTAAAACATTAAATTACTAATGAAGATTGcaagaagaaatggaatttaaagaagaaaaaaaagtacAATGGCTTTTGACTTTGAATCAAAAAAGCAATTTTACTTAACTAGCAATGCATTACTATTTGCAGGTAAGAGGGCATTTATAGCCGGTGTAGCTGATGATAATGGTTATGGTTGGGCAATTGCAAAATCTCTTGCTGCTGCTGGTGCTGAAATTCTCATTGGTACATGGGTACCGGTATGTGGGCTGATCCAACTTTCTTAGTTGTATTTTGATTATAGAGATTCTTAAGTTCTTTTACAACTACAAGTATTCATGTCCTGATGAAATGCTCCTTTCTCTGTAAGGCACTAAACATTTTTGAAACAAGCCTACGCCGTGGAAAATTCGATGAATCACGCAGGTGTGAATAGATGTGGCATTTTCTGggcttttcttttattgtttgcCATTCACTAAATTGTTTGCTTCTGAGAATTGTTGTTTCAGGTTGCCTAATGGTTCTTTAATGGAGATTACCAAAGTTTATCCATTGGATGCTGTTTTTGATAATCCCGAGGATGTTCCTGAAGATGTAATAGAAAAACTCCTCAGATCTGTTAGGAGTAACAAGTgcatattaaaattatttgagtCATTGAAATTGTTAGTTGTGCTTTTGTGCAGATAAAAACAAACAAGCGCTATTCAGGGTCCTCAAAATGGACTGTTCAGGTACAATCTATTGCACTGTGTATGGGTGTGCTCATGTACAAAGTGAAATAAATATTGTTCAACTAAACTAATCCATTTGTGAAGTTAAAGGAAAAGATGATTATATCTGTCAAATATCAAACCTCTCTTATTCATCATCTTCAAGGCCTAGAGATAAAGTGTGATAAATCATGCTTCGGAAAAGGATTAAGTACCCATAGGTCACTGAACCGTGCATTTTGGGTTAATGTGGAACTGGGCTTTCAATTGCCTTAAGTTAGCCATTACTGTTTGGCTTGTATCCAAATTAATCCAAACTGGGATGGATCATTCAGTTCATCTCATACTTGCCTTATTGGCTATTGCTGCCCATGTCGTTTACAGCTCAGCCTATCCGTGGGCTGCAACAGGTATGTGTACAGCATGCCGATGTGCCCTCATCCCAATTTAGGCTAATTTGGGCACCAActaaataatagaaaaaatatgaaaaagaaaaaaaacttttgaaaatactgaattttttaGTTGACGACAAGCCTGGTGGAAAATTAATTTGAGTATTCTTTTCATTCTTTTATCATTTGTCATCCTCACATCAATACTTCTCAATTGTATCGCAAATTATGTTAGCTGCCTCAAAAGGCTTTTTAAATGTCAAGTTACGTTGGGCAATGTTTCTGGTTACTGACATTCATGTTTGCATTAAAAATCTTGAAAGTTAAGCAGCTGAGACACTGCTGATTTATGTGTTATAATGTCTTGCAGGAAGTTGCTCAATCTGTAAAGGAGGATTTTGGCACCATAGACATTCTTGTGCACTCACTTGCTAATGGACCAGAGGTGAGTGATCAGTTTTTTAACACTTTTGACATCATTATAGTAACTGTTAACTTGACCATGCATAGGTTAGCAAACCTCTCCTAGAGACATCAAGGAATGGATACCTTGCAGCCATCTCCGCATCGAGTTATTCCTTTGTTTCTCTACTCAAGCATTTCGTTCCAATAATGAATCCAGGTGCGTTTTTCATTCagtttttgttcttcttcttttatttcctcTCCTTCTTCGTGTATTCACCAACAGGCAAGTTTGTAGCTAGAATTATATTTGGGTTAATATTGCAGGTGGTGCTTCAATCTCTCTCACTTACATTGCTTCTGAAAGGATCATTCCGGGGTATGTCAGTCATTGCATTGTTTGTTAGACTAGTTCctaattttgttaaaaaaaaaaaaatcaatttcaaatattTCATGTTTAGATATGGTGGAGGCATGAGTTCTGCAAAGGCTGCTCTAGAGAGTGACACACATGTGAGTTTTCTCTTTCTTTCAtttgttttttctattttattcccATTTACTAAAATTTAGTATCCATTGAATTTCTTTTAATCTAATAGaatggtaaaaaataaaaattatctaaTCCTGTGCTCAATGCAGGTACTGGCTTTTGAAGCTGGAAGAAAGCACAAAATCAGGGTTAACACAATATCTGCAGGTAAAACCTTTGTTTCATGTTAGTGTTGTCATAATATTTTTTACCCCACAAACTGTGCAGTAATGTGGCTTTATTGCTGGAAGAAGCTCTTGTATGTGTGCTTCACATTCTGTTGTACTCCAACTGGGAAATCGAGGGACAAACGGAACTTATTGGGATGACTCAGATCATATAGTCTTATTGGCTTTTGCAAAATTTCTCTCAGAGAAGCACTCACTCGTTGGTCGATTATTCCCTCTTTGGGTGCAGAACCTCATCCTGTTTGATTATGTAGGCATTGGCTTGCCACCTTTTCAGCAGGCTTTGCGTCATTTCAGCTAacaatctctctctccctccctctctgcCTGCTTGGCAAGAAAACTGGAGATGAGGTGCACCCATATAATCCTTGAAAAGTCCACCTGTCGGTTATCCTCTCTGGATTTGGATATTTTCAATGCATCATCAATTATTCATATTCTACCATCCAATCTATGCAATGTTTGGACATTCTCATGGATATGCACTCATTCCCATTATTCTTGACATGGTTTTTCTGCAAGTATCTTCCCTGTAGATTGAAACAATTATGCAAGATGGAGCTGCCACTAATAGTGATAATTGAGTTGTGTTTTTGAAATTTCACGAAATGAAGTAGTTGGTGGAATTTTAACTGAAGGTGCTATCAAAGCAAAACAGAATGGTTCTCAATCTATTGTCTGGTGTTTTATCTCTGTGTTAAGTgcaataaagcttttgttgaaGCTCATTTTCGTTCTTTTCATGCTTTCAGGTCCATTAGGAAGTCGTGCTGCAAAAGCAATTGGTTTTATTGACACAATGATTGACTACTCATTCACCAATGCACCCATTCAGAAAGAACTGGCTGCAGGTGAGCCATGGTTGCTCAGCTTATTCTGCATTTGGTTGTGTTCAATGAAATTTTTTGCTGGTACCCTAAACATGAAACAAATAAAGGATCATACTTTAGTTTGTGTATATGGTTATGATGAATGATAGCATAAGTTCTAACCCTCTTATGAAACAAGAAAATAGGTGTCTACAACATGTTTGGAAGGTATATTTTTTTGGTTTACAACCTGATCTTCTATATCTATACGAGTGTAAGGGGGATTCCC from Malania oleifera isolate guangnan ecotype guangnan chromosome 9, ASM2987363v1, whole genome shotgun sequence carries:
- the LOC131165022 gene encoding enoyl-[acyl-carrier-protein] reductase [NADH] 1, chloroplastic-like, which encodes MAAIATPGMQMAATKPYNSCSRKIVVSNVALVGTENKAVFWTRLASSSHISLTRPFFQSTASIPVKSGNVVKAMSEAHANNHVSGLPIDLRGKRAFIAGVADDNGYGWAIAKSLAAAGAEILIGTWVPALNIFETSLRRGKFDESRRLPNGSLMEITKVYPLDAVFDNPEDVPEDIKTNKRYSGSSKWTVQEVAQSVKEDFGTIDILVHSLANGPEVSKPLLETSRNGYLAAISASSYSFVSLLKHFVPIMNPGGASISLTYIASERIIPGYGGGMSSAKAALESDTHVLAFEAGRKHKIRVNTISAGPLGSRAAKAIGFIDTMIDYSFTNAPIQKELAADEIGNAAAFLVSPLASAITGTVLYVDNGLNAMGVGVDSPVFKNLNIPKDK